In the Wyeomyia smithii strain HCP4-BCI-WySm-NY-G18 chromosome 2, ASM2978416v1, whole genome shotgun sequence genome, one interval contains:
- the LOC129721560 gene encoding uncharacterized protein LOC129721560 isoform X3, giving the protein MIAQPTNTQPCLVESIPINSKIIRGLHIKLVYEYPAVNCVSSITRQWSANHGVQNKHIPEHSGNQQARMEVFAKAMPNDFPAMLDKETGEIIRGYFDDGSLFYDQETGENSYYPTFEYRRERARFLIPKHFLRNNGTTGHRKNKCIDKLDSSYPLASREKLMNLQKEVILGYNKTSHLLLLIPSLFIMPKLAAILIFFTEVLLHIWAHKKNNQNRNPNIYYRSPMHITTTHFCGICRDQRTMDRIEQLQGKRMRQMQNYFRNVARNIA; this is encoded by the exons ATGATAGCACAACCCACCAACACACAACCATGTCTGGTCGAAAGCATTCCAATCAACTCGAAAAtcattaggggtcttcacatcaagctcgtatacgaatacccagccgtaaactgtgtatcttccattactcgtcaatggag TGCGAATCACGGTGTACAAAATAAACACATACCTGAGCACAGTGGTAATCAACAAGCGCGCATGGAAGTATTTGCAAAGGCAATGCCGAATG attttcctGCGATGTTGGACAAAGAAACCGGAGAAATAATTCGGGGATATTTCGATGACGGTTCACTCTTCTATGATCAGGAGACGGGTGAAAACAGTTACTATCCGACCTTCGAATATCGTCGTGAGCGCGCAAGGTTTTTAATTCCGAAACATTTCTTACGCAACAATGGGACGACAGGGCATCGCAAAAACAAGTGCATTGACAAACTTGATAGCAGCTATCCGTTGGCTAGCAGGGAAAAATTAATGAACCTTCAGAAG GAAGTTATTCTTGGTTATAACAAGACCAGCCACCTGCTTCTGTTGATTCCCTCGCTGTTCATCATGCCAAAACTGGCAGCCATATTGATTTTCTTCACAGAAGTTCTCTTGCACATTTGGGCCCACaagaaaaacaatcaaaatcggAACCCGAACATCTATTACCGAAGCCCAATGCACATCACCACGACTCACTTCTGTGGCATTTGTCGGGACCAACGGACGATGGATCGTATCGAACAGCTGCAGGGAAAGAGAATGAGACAGATGCAGAACTATTTCCGCAATGTGGCTCGGAACATTGCGTGA
- the LOC129721560 gene encoding uncharacterized protein LOC129721560 isoform X2: MIAQPTNTQPCLVESIPINSKIIRGLHIKLVYEYPAVNCVSSITRQWSTHKRSSEHNKYHSVRITVYKINTYLSTVVINKRAWKYLQRQCRMVRSVAFEAKKKKQYLKYCADFPAMLDKETGEIIRGYFDDGSLFYDQETGENSYYPTFEYRRERARFLIPKHFLRNNGTTGHRKNKCIDKLDSSYPLASREKLMNLQKEVILGYNKTSHLLLLIPSLFIMPKLAAILIFFTEVLLHIWAHKKNNQNRNPNIYYRSPMHITTTHFCGICRDQRTMDRIEQLQGKRMRQMQNYFRNVARNIA; encoded by the exons ATGATAGCACAACCCACCAACACACAACCATGTCTGGTCGAAAGCATTCCAATCAACTCGAAAAtcattaggggtcttcacatcaagctcgtatacgaatacccagccgtaaactgtgtatcttccattactcgtcaatggag CACTCATAAGAGAAGTTCCGAACATAACAAATATCACTCAGTGCGAATCACGGTGTACAAAATAAACACATACCTGAGCACAGTGGTAATCAACAAGCGCGCATGGAAGTATTTGCAAAGGCAATGCCGAATGGTGAGGAGCGTTGcttttgaagcaaaaaaaaaaaaacaatatttaaaatattgcgCCG attttcctGCGATGTTGGACAAAGAAACCGGAGAAATAATTCGGGGATATTTCGATGACGGTTCACTCTTCTATGATCAGGAGACGGGTGAAAACAGTTACTATCCGACCTTCGAATATCGTCGTGAGCGCGCAAGGTTTTTAATTCCGAAACATTTCTTACGCAACAATGGGACGACAGGGCATCGCAAAAACAAGTGCATTGACAAACTTGATAGCAGCTATCCGTTGGCTAGCAGGGAAAAATTAATGAACCTTCAGAAG GAAGTTATTCTTGGTTATAACAAGACCAGCCACCTGCTTCTGTTGATTCCCTCGCTGTTCATCATGCCAAAACTGGCAGCCATATTGATTTTCTTCACAGAAGTTCTCTTGCACATTTGGGCCCACaagaaaaacaatcaaaatcggAACCCGAACATCTATTACCGAAGCCCAATGCACATCACCACGACTCACTTCTGTGGCATTTGTCGGGACCAACGGACGATGGATCGTATCGAACAGCTGCAGGGAAAGAGAATGAGACAGATGCAGAACTATTTCCGCAATGTGGCTCGGAACATTGCGTGA
- the LOC129721560 gene encoding uncharacterized protein LOC129721560 isoform X4: MEVFAKAMPNDFPAMLDKETGEIIRGYFDDGSLFYDQETGENSYYPTFEYRRERARFLIPKHFLRNNGTTGHRKNKCIDKLDSSYPLASREKLMNLQKEVILGYNKTSHLLLLIPSLFIMPKLAAILIFFTEVLLHIWAHKKNNQNRNPNIYYRSPMHITTTHFCGICRDQRTMDRIEQLQGKRMRQMQNYFRNVARNIA; the protein is encoded by the exons ATGGAAGTATTTGCAAAGGCAATGCCGAATG attttcctGCGATGTTGGACAAAGAAACCGGAGAAATAATTCGGGGATATTTCGATGACGGTTCACTCTTCTATGATCAGGAGACGGGTGAAAACAGTTACTATCCGACCTTCGAATATCGTCGTGAGCGCGCAAGGTTTTTAATTCCGAAACATTTCTTACGCAACAATGGGACGACAGGGCATCGCAAAAACAAGTGCATTGACAAACTTGATAGCAGCTATCCGTTGGCTAGCAGGGAAAAATTAATGAACCTTCAGAAG GAAGTTATTCTTGGTTATAACAAGACCAGCCACCTGCTTCTGTTGATTCCCTCGCTGTTCATCATGCCAAAACTGGCAGCCATATTGATTTTCTTCACAGAAGTTCTCTTGCACATTTGGGCCCACaagaaaaacaatcaaaatcggAACCCGAACATCTATTACCGAAGCCCAATGCACATCACCACGACTCACTTCTGTGGCATTTGTCGGGACCAACGGACGATGGATCGTATCGAACAGCTGCAGGGAAAGAGAATGAGACAGATGCAGAACTATTTCCGCAATGTGGCTCGGAACATTGCGTGA
- the LOC129721560 gene encoding uncharacterized protein LOC129721560 isoform X1 has protein sequence MATTTESIEELLEKFWRVESCEDHPAWSKEEQDCEEHIRATHSRSEEGRYVIQLPKCVNWDHMLGESRVTALNRYRKLENRLEHDINMKEQYHAFMKEYLAMGHMRLLTQAEQLEESKGLERPRVYYLPHHAVVKESSFTTRVRVVFDASARTDSGYSLNNILLKGPQIQDDLFILLIRFRKHEVALVGDVEKMYRQILLDTKDILRLRIFLRFTKDGPIDVYELLTVTYGLTPSSFLATRALQQLAEDEGKEGTKSRSALLKDLYVDDYIGGASTVDEAIELRKDLTSLMAKGGFPIRKWCSNRPEVLSGIPEDQLGTILTIKFELNPEEKVQTLGITWKPKADQLKFCYQVGAYEGKWTRRRILSIIAKLFDPPA, from the coding sequence ATGGCAACCACCACCGAGAGTATTGAGGAGCTGTTGGAAAAATTCTGGAGAGTTGAAAGTTGTGAGGACCATCCGGCATGGTCAAAGGAGGAACAGGACTGTGAGGAGCATATTAGGGCTACGCATTCAAGATCAGAGGAGGGTCGCTACGTCATTCAGTTACCGAAATGTGTCAATTGGGACCACATGCTTGGTGAGTCACGAGTAACAGCGTTGAACAGATATAGGAAATTGGAAAACCGGTTGGAGCATGACATTAATATGAAAGAGCAGTATCATGCTTTCATGAAAGAATACTTGGCTATGGGGCACATGCGGTTATTAACTCAAGCGGAACAGCTGGAGGAGAGCAAAGGATTGGAACGGCCAAGAGTTTATTATTTGCCTCACCACGCTGTGGTTAAAGAATCCAGTTTCACTACGAGGGTACGCGTCGTATTCGATGCTTCGGCGCGTACGGATAGCGGGTACTCTCTAAACAATATTCTTCTCAAGGGACCCCAAATACAGGATGATTTGTTTATTCTATTGATACGTTTCCGTAAGCATGAAGTGGCGCTTGTAGGAGACGTAGAGAAGATGTATAGGCAGATACTTCTGGACACAAAGGATATACTCCGGCTAAGGATATTTTTACGTTTCACGAAGGATGGTCCCATTGACGTCTACGAGTTACTTACTGTAACATATGGACTCACCCCTTCGTCCTTTTTAGCAACACGGGCGTTGCAGCAATTGGCAGAAGACGAAGGAAAGGAGGGCACAAAGTCTCGGTCGGCACTGCTCAAAGACTTATATGTCGACGACTACATTGGCGGAGCCTCAACTGTCGACGAGGCTATCGAGCTGCGGAAGGATTTGACATCCTTGATGGCGAAAGGAGGATTTCCAATTAGAAAATGGTGTTCTAATAGACCAGAAGTTCTGTCCGGTATACCGGAGGATCAACTAGGAACTATTCTTACAATAAAGTTTGAACTAAATCCCGAAGAAAAGGTTCAAACGCTTGGTATTACGTGGAAGCCGAAAGCGGATCAGCTGAAGTTTTGCTACCAGGTAGGAGCTTATGAAGGTAAATGGACCAGAAGACGCATACTATCGATAATAGCCAAACTATTCGATCCCCCGGCTTGA